One window of the Pempheris klunzingeri isolate RE-2024b chromosome 10, fPemKlu1.hap1, whole genome shotgun sequence genome contains the following:
- the LOC139208464 gene encoding trace amine-associated receptor 13c-like, which yields MIIICIVMIFSLSRQLHTPTNILLLSLAGSDLLVGLLLMPVEIIYIETCWFLGDILCSLYYVVDYIITSASVANMVLISVDRYIAICDPLHYPTKVTKSRVQISVYLCWLSSVLYRIVLLHDHLVQPGRSNSCTGECVVIINYIAGVVDLIFTFIIPITVIILLYMRVFVVAVSQAHAMRSLNAAVTNQHSGIITVKKTEMKAARTLSIVIVVFLFCFCPYYYPTLAGEDTAVDASSAAFEIWLAHFNSCLNPIIYAFFYPWFRKSIRLILTLQILKPGSCDARIL from the coding sequence ATGATTATAATATGTATAGTGATGATATTCTCCCTCTCCAGGCAGCTCCACACCCCTAccaacatcctcctcctctctctggctgGTTCAGATCTGTTAGTGGGCCTCCTGCTGATGCCGGTTGAAATCATCTACATAGAGACCTGCTGGTTTCTTGGTGACATTCTGTGCTCTCTGTATTATGTTGTAGATTACATCATTACCTCTGCCTCAGTAGCCAACATGGTGCTCATATCTGTTGACCGCTATATAGCTATCTGTGATCCTCTGCATTACCCCACCAAAGTCACTAAGAGTAGAGTACaaatcagtgtttatttgtgttggCTTAGTTCTGTTCTCTATAGAATTGTACTTTTACATGATCACCTAGTGCAACCAGGCAGGTCTAACTCCTGCACTGGAGAGTGTGTGGTTATAATCAATTACATTGCGGGAGTTGTTGACCTTATTTTCACCTTTATCATACCTATTACTGTAATCATACTTCTGTATATGAGAGTGTTTGTGGTTGCTGTGTCTCAGGCTCATGCAATGCGGTCTCTTAATGCAGCTGTGACTAACCAACATTCAGGGATTATAACTGTAAAGAAAACTGAGATGAAGGCAGCCAGGACCCTTAGTATTGTTatagttgtgtttttgttttgtttctgtccaTACTATTACCCCACTCTGGCAGGCGAAGACACTGCAGTCGATGCTTCGTCTGCAGCCTTTGAGATCTGGCTGGCACATTTTAACTCCTGTTTGAACCCAATTATCTATGCCTTTTTCTACCCCTGGTTCAGAAAATCTATAAGACTCATCCTGACACTTCAGATACTGAAGCCTGGCTCCTGTGATGCCAGAATACTATAA